In one window of Janthinobacterium sp. 1_2014MBL_MicDiv DNA:
- a CDS encoding YihY/virulence factor BrkB family protein, whose translation MPASLNGLPMINRRASAYIFSHPLAFVLQVLKAFRANQGLLLAGAVAYYSLLSIVPLLMLVVVALLHVIAQDELLRTIGHYLEWLVPGQSKAIVAEVAHFLNNRGVIGWLLLLTMLFFSSLAFTVLENAMSVIFIHRVAIRRRHFLISAVLPYCYILCLGVGILLITLVAGSLQVMGEESVRFLRHDWGLEGVSGVLLYLLGLAGEILVLSSIYLVMPVGRLSITHALIGGVTAALLWEIARHVLVWYFSTLSQVNVVYGSMTTAIVVMFSLEIGATLLLLGAQVISEYERVARGGQEDKPLALRT comes from the coding sequence ATGCCGGCATCCTTGAACGGTTTGCCCATGATCAACCGCCGCGCCAGCGCCTATATCTTCAGCCATCCGCTGGCCTTCGTGCTGCAGGTGCTGAAGGCTTTCCGCGCCAACCAGGGCTTGCTGCTGGCGGGCGCCGTCGCGTATTACTCGCTGCTGTCCATCGTGCCCCTGCTGATGCTGGTGGTGGTGGCCCTGTTGCACGTGATCGCGCAAGACGAGCTGTTGCGCACCATCGGCCACTACCTGGAATGGCTGGTGCCGGGGCAATCGAAGGCCATCGTGGCCGAGGTCGCGCATTTCCTCAACAACCGGGGCGTGATCGGCTGGCTGCTGCTGCTGACCATGCTGTTTTTCAGCTCGCTGGCGTTTACCGTGCTGGAAAACGCCATGAGCGTGATCTTCATTCACCGCGTGGCCATCCGCCGCCGCCATTTCCTCATTTCCGCGGTGCTCCCCTACTGCTACATCCTGTGCCTGGGTGTGGGCATCCTGCTGATCACCCTGGTGGCCGGCAGCCTGCAGGTGATGGGCGAGGAAAGCGTGCGCTTTTTGCGCCACGACTGGGGGCTGGAAGGGGTCTCCGGCGTGCTGCTGTATCTGCTGGGGCTGGCGGGCGAAATTCTCGTGCTCAGCTCGATTTACCTCGTCATGCCCGTCGGCCGGCTGTCGATCACGCACGCGCTGATCGGCGGCGTGACGGCGGCCCTGCTGTGGGAAATCGCCCGCCACGTGCTAGTCTGGTATTTTTCCACCCTGTCGCAGGTCAACGTCGTGTATGGCTCGATGACGACGGCCATCGTCGTCATGTTCAGCCTGGAAATCGGCGCCACCCTGTTGCTGCTGGGAGCACAGGTCATCTCCGAATACGAAAGGGTGGCCCGTGGCGGGCAAGAGGATAAGCCGCTGGCGCTAAGGACTTGA